One stretch of Zingiber officinale cultivar Zhangliang chromosome 6B, Zo_v1.1, whole genome shotgun sequence DNA includes these proteins:
- the LOC121992195 gene encoding serine/threonine-protein kinase-like protein CCR4 → MPSPTQSQLHLHLLLSLSSLLLVLSSPFSTVAISRLADGALVCALVPSQVTGRPFDLTCTSTASWRRHSYGAMYSAVAAGDGFLCGLTSPADGDSNVNMRWWEFRGHGSDVYEKKIYQGSPLAALASGDTHVCGLSRDAGRLRCWRWAALVVPDEASFCEIAVGRDFLCGRLRNDTIRCFGNDAEIVGKEPAGKFSMVAAGTRHACGAEIGGGLICWGVAPQFDPVPLEVVAMALGENKTCVLQSNGTVLCWGHGALLPDYLAGEQFVAIQAKGDTICGIVKANYSLVCWGNDVFRRNHTLYDRVLPGTCMPATNCPCDVLPGSGSMCISEDEAICELCKFKVSPNSSNNSPAPEEGIEVGSKRKVLFLVLGSVGVGLGLVALLTFFVSVMLRKKRNGSIEETSGRSNRPPPVEGRTTNGTIEEFAIQFLLEVTNGFSESHKIGSGSFGAVYRAMLLDRREVAIKRADIQAAPVAPVSRRHEQLRLRGRKQRERAFESELALLSRINHKNLVRLLGFCRERDECVLVYEYMANGTLHDHLHRKPMGTSSPLGSWPERLRVALDAARGIEYLHSYAVPAIIHRDIKSTNILLDEEWTAKVADFGLSLTSPDEEDSVDAAAGTVGYMDPEYYRLRRLTEKSDVYSLGVVLLELVTGCKAVHQGEAAEGGEGCSTPRNLVEMAVPWIEVGKVERVIDRRVVATSAEEAEAMAYMGHLAAECVRAEGRRRPSMGAVVMALKRALRVCSGEEHRPRFSCDPIT, encoded by the coding sequence ATGCCTTCTCCAACGCAGTCCCAGCTTCATCTTCACCTCCTTCTGAGCTTGTCGTCCCTTCTTTTAGTCCTCTCCTCCCCCTTCTCCACGGTAGCCATCTCCCGTCTCGCCGACGGCGCCCTAGTCTGCGCCCTCGTGCCATCTCAAGTCACCGGTAGGCCGTTCGATCTCACATGCACCAGCACCGCCAGCTGGCGCCGACACTCCTACGGCGCCATGTACTCGGCAGTTGCCGCCGGCGATGGCTTCCTCTGCGGCCTCACCTCCCCCGCGGATGGCGACTCCAATGTCAACATGCGGTGGTGGGAATTCCGCGGCCATGGTTCGGATGTGTACGAGAAGAAGATCTACCAGGGCTCGCCGCTCGCCGCGCTCGCCTCTGGCGATACCCACGTATGTGGCCTGAGCAGGGACGCCGGCCGGTTGCGATGCTGGCGGTGGGCGGCGCTGGTTGTTCCCGATGAGGCGAGCTTCTGTGAGATCGCCGTTGGGAGGGATTTCCTCTGCGGCCGACTCCGCAACGACACAATACGATGCTTCGGGAATGACGCTGAGATTGTTGGGAAGGAACCGGCTGGGAAGTTTAGCATGGTGGCCGCGGGAACCAGGCACGCCTGCGGAGCCGAAATAGGTGGCGGCTTGATCTGCTGGGGCGTTGCGCCGCAGTTTGATCCGGTGCCGCTCGAAGTGGTCGCAATGGCGCTGGGGGAGAACAAGACCTGCGTGCTGCAATCGAATGGAACGGTGCTTTGTTGGGGACATGGCGCTCTGCTGCCGGACTACCTAGCCGGCGAGCAATTCGTGGCGATACAAGCAAAGGGCGACACGATCTGCGGCATCGTGAAAGCCAATTACTCGTTGGTTTGCTGGGGGAACGATGTGTTCCGGCGGAACCACACTCTGTATGATCGCGTGCTGCCCGGGACTTGTATGCCGGCCACGAACTGCCCCTGCGACGTGCTGCCGGGCTCCGGCTCCATGTGCATTTCCGAAGACGAAGCGATCTGTGAGTTGTGCAAATTCAAGGTCAGCCCCAATTCATCGAACAATTCGCCTGCACCTGAAGAAGGAATCGAAGTAGGAAGCAAGAGAAAGGTGTTGTTTTTGGTTCTTGGATCAGTGGGAGTTGGATTGGGTTTGGTTGCCCTGTTGACCTTCTTCGTCTCCGTCATGCTCAGGAAAAAGAGGAACGGTAGCATTGAGGAAACCTCGGGCAGATCGAATCGGCCACCGCCTGTCGAAGGCAGGACCACCAACGGGACGATCGAAGAGTTTGCAATCCAATTCCTCCTCGAGGTCACAAACGGTTTCTCAGAGTCGCACAAGATCGGCTCCGGGAGCTTCGGCGCGGTCTACCGTGCGATGCTCCTCGACAGACGCGAGGTCGCGATCAAGCGTGCCGACATCCAGGCGGCGCCCGTGGCACCCGTATCGCGGCGGCACGAGCAACTGCGCCTCCGCGGCAGAAAACAAAGGGAACGCGCCTTCGAATCCGAGCTCGCTTTGCTATCCCGCATCAACCACAAGAACCTGGTGCGCTTGTTAGGGTTCTGCCGAGAACGTGACGAATGCGTGCTGGTGTACGAGTACATGGCCAACGGCACGCTCCATGACCACCTCCACCGGAAACCGATGGGGACGTCGTCGCCGTTGGGGTCGTGGCCGGAGAGACTGAGGGTGGCGCTCGATGCGGCCCGGGGGATCGAGTACTTGCATTCCTACGCCGTGCCAGCTATCATCCACCGAGACATCAAGTCCACCAACATACTGCTCGACGAGGAGTGGACGGCGAAGGTGGCCGACTTCGGACTGTCGCTGACGAGCCCCGACGAGGAGGATAGCGTAGACGCCGCCGCCGGCACGGTCGGGTACATGGACCCGGAGTACTACCGGCTCCGGCGGCTGACGGAGAAAAGCGACGTCTATAGCTTGGGGGTCGTGCTACTGGAGTTGGTGACAGGGTGCAAGGCGGTGCATCAGGGCGAGGCGGCAGAGGGGGGAGAAGGCTGCTCGACGCCGCGGAACCTGGTGGAGATGGCTGTGCCGTGGATCGAAGTGGGCAAGGTGGAGCGAGTGATAGACCGGAGAGTGGTGGCAACGTCGGCGGAGGAGGCGGAGGCGATGGCCTACATGGGGCACCTGGCGGCGGAATGCGTGAGGGCGGAGGGGCGACGGCGGCCGTCTATGGGGGCGGTGGTCATGGCACTGAAGCGGGCCCTACGTGTCTGTAGCGGAGAAGAACATCGCCCCCGATTTTCATGTGATCCAATAACGTAA
- the LOC121992196 gene encoding adenylate kinase, chloroplastic-like, giving the protein MASLAFSSATTTKASSKPGPLFLLPPNRLKVEAVGFSDLPERPRISLRHGSNQGHRISSQFPPKTSVVSKQSTEVEVNMNTEDCLKVMISGAPASGKGTQCELIKNKYGLVHIAAGDLLREEIAAGTEKGKRAKEYMEKGLLVPSEIVVMMVKDRLLQPDAQEKGWLLDGYPRSLEQAKALEELGIRPDIFILLDVSEENLVERVVGRRLDPETGKIYHLKYSPPENEEIAARLTQRFDDTEEKVKLRLQTHHQNVEDVLSTYEDVIVRIKGDAAKENVFAEIDKVLSSVKEKKSQASMDSKAAAV; this is encoded by the exons aTGGCGTCTTTAGCATTTTCTTCGGCGACGACTACGAAAGCTTCGTCAAAGCCCGGACCTTTGTTTTTGCTCCCTCCCAATCGGCTCAAAGTTGAAGCCGTCGGCTTCTCCGATTTGCCGGAGAGACCGAGAATCTCTCTGCGTCACGGAAGCAACCAAGGACACAGGATATCCTCCCAGTTTCCGCCAAAGACATCAGTAGTCTCGAAACAATCAACCGAG GTCGAGGTCAACATGAATACTGAGGACTGTTTGAAGGTTATGATATCTGGAGCACCCGCATCTGGGAAGGGAACACAATGCGAGCTTATCAAAAACAAA TATGGGTTGGTTCATATAGCTGCAGGAGATTTGCTCAGGGAAGAAATTGCAGCTGGAACAGAAAAGGGGAAACGTGCTAAAGAATATATGGAGAAGGGATTGTTAGTCCCGAGTGAAATAGTTGTTATG ATGGTGAAAGACAGACTTCTCCAGCCAGATgctcaagaaaaaggatggctcTTAGATGGATACCCAAGGAGCTTAGAACAAGCAAAAGCATTAGAAGAACTTGGAATTAGGCCTGACATTTTTATTCTACTGGAT GTTTCTGAAGAAAACCTCGTTGAAAGAGTTGTCGGCAGAAGACTCGATCCTGAAACTGGGAAAATATACCACCTGAAATACTCTCCGCCTGAGAATGAAGAAATCGCAGCAAGACTTACACAGCGTTTTGATGATACAGAGGAAAAG GTAAAACTGAGGTTGCAGACTCATCACCAAAATGTTGAAGACGTACTTTCAACATATGAAGACGTCATAGTCAGG ATCAAAGGAGATGCTGCAAAAGAAAATGTATTTGCTGAAATAGACAAGGTATTGTCTTCAGTAAAAGAGAAGAAATCACAAGCAAGCATGGACTCCAAGGCTGCTGCTGTGTAG
- the LOC121992197 gene encoding uncharacterized protein LOC121992197 isoform X1: protein MAEAATDGGVKKATPSLSDYNLDPKLDACLDLSIRRFLYSSLAGASAAVLFFRSRTTRWASVAFGAGAGVGSAYTECSYILDGYLPKWSSYKISQGSSNKKPSVITMKQHVFLLTSKDEDGR from the exons ATGGCGGAAGCGGCCACCGATGGCGGCGTGAAGAAGGCTACGCCGTCTCTTTCTGACTACAATTTGGATCCCAAATTGGACGCCTGCCTAGACCTATCAATCCGCCGCTTCCTTTACTCCTCCCTCGCCGGTGCCTCCGCTGCTGTCCTCTTCTTCA GGAGTCGAACTACAAGGTGGGCATCTGTTGCTTTTGGGGCTGGTGCTGGAGTTGGATCGGCATATACTGAATGCTCTTACATTCTTGATGGTTATTTGCCAAAATGGTCATCCTATAAG atcagtcaaggaagttCAAATAAAAAGCCCTCGGTCATCACAATGAAGCAACATGTTTTCTT GCTGACGAGTAAAGACGAAGATGGCCGATGA
- the LOC121992197 gene encoding uncharacterized protein LOC121992197 isoform X2 codes for MAEAATDGGVKKATPSLSDYNLDPKLDACLDLSIRRFLYSSLAGASAAVLFFRSRTTRWASVAFGAGAGVGSAYTECSYILDGYLPKWSSYKADE; via the exons ATGGCGGAAGCGGCCACCGATGGCGGCGTGAAGAAGGCTACGCCGTCTCTTTCTGACTACAATTTGGATCCCAAATTGGACGCCTGCCTAGACCTATCAATCCGCCGCTTCCTTTACTCCTCCCTCGCCGGTGCCTCCGCTGCTGTCCTCTTCTTCA GGAGTCGAACTACAAGGTGGGCATCTGTTGCTTTTGGGGCTGGTGCTGGAGTTGGATCGGCATATACTGAATGCTCTTACATTCTTGATGGTTATTTGCCAAAATGGTCATCCTATAAG GCTGACGAGTAA
- the LOC121989974 gene encoding phospholipase D delta-like — protein sequence MGKRSYDAGRFKFLHGDLDIWILEARSLPNMDLMSERMRKCFTMYGACSAPRRHSESNHRGMSKMITSDPYVSVCVAGATIAQTRVIPNSEDPKWEEHFCVPVAHPTDKIEFQVKDNDVFGAQMIGVATIPVERILSGEPLTGWFPVIDHSGVATKPYPDLHLSLQFKSIDGNPLYRDGIGAGPEYTGVPNAYFPLHRRGQITLYQDAHVPDNMLPEIELDNGKFFEHSKCWEDTCHAIVEAHHFIYIVGWSVYHRVKLVREPTRPVPANGGELTLGELLKYKTQEGVRVVMLIWDDKTSHDKFLLKTDGVMHTHDEETRKFFKHSSVHCVLAPRYASNKLSIFKQHVVGTLFTHHQKCVIMDTHANGNNRKVTAFIGGLDLCDGRYDTPEHRLFADLDSVFHKDIHNPTFQGNNNQGPRQPWHDLHCKVEGPAAHDILTNFEQRWRKATKWRDFKLRKVTHWNDDALIKIERISWILSPSAYQSGSQTSTENDPENWHVQIFRSIDSGSVKGFPKVVQQAEAMNLVCAKNLKIDKSIHTAYVKAIRAAQHFIYIENQYFIGSSYFWPSYKNAGADNLIPMELTLKIVSKIKAKERFAVYVVVPMWPEGIPTSGAVQEILFWQGQTISMMYKVIGDALKEAGLSETKHPQDYLNFYCLGKCEPLLQQTQSSNTSQENAPQRLSQKFRRFMIYVHSKGMIVDDEAVIIGSANINQRSMEGSRDTEIAMGAYQPHYSWAARHGHPRGQVYGYRMSLWAEHMGVVSDCFQEPQSLECVRHVNSLAQENWNSYAAPEIKRMKGHLLQYPLVVEPDGRVGPLPGCESFPDVGGKILGAHSTLPDVLTT from the exons ATGGGGAAAAGGTCATATGATGCCGGCAGATTCAAGTTCTTGCATGGCGACCTGGACATCTGGATCTTGGAAGCCAGATCGCTTCCCAATATGGATCTCATGTCGGAGAGGATGCGGAAATGTTTCACCATGTACGGAGCCTGCTCTGCGCCTCGCCGGCACTCGGAGAGCAACCACAGAGGAATGAGCAAGATGATAACCAGCGACCCCTACGTCTCCGTCTGCGTCGCCGGAGCAACGATAGCCCAGACCAGAGTGATTCCCAACAGCGAAGACCCGAAATGGGAAGAGCACTTCTGCGTGCCGGTCGCGCACCCCACCGACAAAATTGAGTTCCAGGTGAAGGACAACGATGTGTTCGGAGCCCAAATGATCGGCGTGGCGACGATCCCCGTCGAGAGAATCCTGTCAGGGGAGCCGCTTACTGGCTGGTTTCCTGTGATCGATCACAGCGGGGTGGCCACGAAGCCATATCCAGATCTTCACCTGAGCCTGCAGTTCAAGAGCATCGACGGCAACCCTTTGTACAGAGATGGGATCGGTGCAGGTCCAGAATATACCGGCGTGCCCAATGCATACTTCCCTCTCCATAGACGGGGCCAAATCACCCTTTACCAAGATGCTCATGTTCCGGACAACATGCTTCCTGAGATTGAATTAGACAACGGCAAGTTCTTCGAGCACAGCAAGTGCTGGGAGGACACATGCCATGCGATCGTGGAAGCTCATCACTTCATCTACATAGTCGGATGGTCAGTCTATCACAGGGTGAAGCTGGTGAGGGAGCCAACGAGGCCGGTGCCGGCCAACGGCGGGGAGTTGACTCTCGGGGAGCTTTTGAAGTACAAGACACAGGAAGGGGTTCGCGTGGTGATGCTGATTTGGGACGACAAGACTTCGCACGACAAGTTTCTTCTGAAAACA GACGGTGTCATGCACACGCACGATGAAGAAACTCGCAAGTTCTTTAAGCATTCAAGCGTGCATTGTGTGTTGGCCCCTCGCTATGCAAGCAACAAGCTAAGCATTTTCAAGCAACAT GTCGTCGGAACTCTGTTCACGCATCATCAGAAATGCGTTATCATGGacacccatgccaatggaaacaACCGGAAAGTAACAGCTTTCATCGGCGGACTTGATCTATGCGACGGTCGTTACGACACTCCTGAGCACAGGCTCTTCGCTGATCTTGATTCTGTTTTCCACAAAGATATCCACAACCCTACATTTCAA GGCAATAATAACCAAGGGCCGAGGCAGCCGTGGCATGATTTACACTGTAAAGTCGAAGGCCCAGCGGCACATGATATATTGACGAATTTTGAACAGAGGTGGAGAAAAGCTACGAAATGGAGAGATTTCAAGTTGAGAAAAGTGACACATTGGAATGATGACGCCTTGATTAAGATCGAAAGGATTTCATGGATTCTTTCTCCTTCTGCCTACCAGTCCGGTAGCCAAACTTCCACTGAAAATGATCCAGAGAATTGGCACGTCCAG ATTTTCCGATCAATCGATTCCGGGTCAGTGAAAGGCTTCCCAAAAGTGGTGCAGCAAGCAGAGGCAATG AATCTTGTCTGCGCGAAGAACTTGAAGATAGACAAAAGCATACACACTGCGTACGTCAAAGCAATTCGAGCAGCACAGCACTTCATCTACATAGAGAACCAATACTTCATTGGCTCTTCCTACTTTTGGCCATCCTACAAAAACGCAGGTGCTGACAATTTGATACCCATGGAGCTGACCCTGAAAATTGTGAGCAAAATCAAGGCCAAAGAACGATTTGCAGTCTATGTGGTGGTGCCAATGTGGCCCGAGGGAATCCCCACCAGTGGCGCCGTGCAAGAAATACTCTTCTGGCAG GGGCAAACAATATCGATGATGTACAAAGTCATCGGAGATGCCCTCAAAGAAGCTGGTCTCTCTGAAACCAAGCACCCTCAGGACTACTTAAACTTCTACTGTCTCGGCAAGTGCGAACCCCTTCTCCAACAAACGCAATCAAGTAACACTAGTCAAGAAAACGCTCCTCAg CGTCTGTCTCAGAAATTCCGTAGATTCATGATTTATGTTCATTCAAAAGGAATGATCGTGGACGATGAGGCCGTGATCATTGGATCGGCAAACATTAACCAAAGGTCCATGGAGGGCTCCAGGGACACTGAGATCGCAATGGGTGCGTATCAGCCACACTACAGTTGGGCCGCAAGGCATGGCCATCCTCGCGGACAGGTTTACGGGTACAGAATGTCTCTTTGGGCGGAACACATGGGCGTGGTGAGTGACTGCTTTCAGGAGCCGCAGAGCCTTGAGTGCGTCAGGCACGTCAACAGTCTTGCGCAGGAGAATTGGAACTCTTACGCCGCGCCGGAGATCAAGCGGATGAAGGGGCACCTGCTGCAGTACCCGCTGGTGGTGGAGCCAGACGGGAGGGTCGGTCCCTTGCCCGGATGCGAGAGCTTCCCCGACGTGGGCGGCAAGATTCTGGGTGCCCATTCCACTCTCCCTGATGTGCTAACCACGTAG